One genomic segment of Salinigranum rubrum includes these proteins:
- a CDS encoding sensor histidine kinase, whose translation MKLRTTFVVLLIVVTLVLSSLTYGGLELYKQETLQRNQASVDESAALAADQIATRVRERRDYIGYVASQPATANVSKSGTTIGGVVNNSRFFAAQVVAANGTVVAFGGQIDESVRRETIGSDVSDEAYFVEATRRSSYVSAPEAVPGRDRYLVVVSAPIITDDGLQGVFAASMYVSTDTLLGPVATLDTRRQRVTVTASDTVLFDSDERFEQVLTGTARVDGVGWQLTVERDRSQLNAQLQTLAVAQGVGLLLVLLSVVSFWVWESRMNLRQTDRLLEGFSSLLDGQHGHSLDLSASEEWIQIGEGFNELSAGLAAREAAVHEREERLSVLNRILRHNLRNDMNVILGYADLIEERADGELVASAAATIQTTGGDLVDLGEKARWIDEGLDDTATERGELDVASLVERVVADVGASYPETTVTTDLPPGSAATAFAAPAVEEAVRNLVENACEHNDTAAPCVEVSVSARTAGETDGGDAPLDTDGPDSRVSGEVRIVVRDNGPGISDYELEAVTEGHETALEHGSGVGLWLSRWLVEHSGGRLDFADNEPRGTVVTVSLPRAADGS comes from the coding sequence ATGAAACTCAGAACCACGTTCGTCGTCCTGCTCATCGTCGTGACGCTCGTGCTGTCGAGCCTCACCTACGGCGGGCTCGAACTGTACAAGCAGGAGACGCTCCAGCGAAACCAGGCGAGCGTCGACGAGTCGGCGGCGCTGGCGGCCGACCAGATCGCTACCCGGGTCCGTGAGCGCCGCGACTACATCGGCTACGTCGCCTCGCAGCCGGCGACGGCGAACGTCTCGAAGAGCGGGACGACCATCGGAGGCGTGGTCAACAACAGCCGCTTCTTCGCCGCGCAGGTCGTCGCCGCCAACGGCACCGTCGTGGCGTTCGGCGGACAGATCGACGAGTCGGTCCGGCGCGAAACCATCGGGAGCGACGTCTCCGACGAGGCGTACTTCGTGGAGGCGACGCGGCGGAGTTCGTACGTCTCCGCGCCCGAGGCGGTGCCCGGCAGGGACCGGTATCTCGTCGTCGTCAGCGCGCCGATCATCACCGACGACGGCCTCCAGGGCGTGTTCGCCGCGTCGATGTACGTCTCGACCGACACCCTGCTCGGCCCGGTCGCCACGCTCGACACGCGGCGACAGCGCGTGACCGTCACGGCCAGCGACACGGTCCTGTTCGACAGCGACGAGCGGTTCGAGCAGGTGCTGACCGGGACGGCCCGCGTCGACGGCGTCGGGTGGCAACTCACCGTCGAGCGCGACCGCTCACAGCTGAACGCTCAGCTCCAGACGCTGGCGGTCGCACAGGGGGTCGGCCTCCTCCTCGTACTGCTCTCGGTCGTCAGCTTCTGGGTGTGGGAATCGCGCATGAACCTCCGACAGACCGACCGCCTGCTGGAGGGCTTCTCGTCGCTCCTCGACGGCCAGCACGGTCACTCGCTGGACCTCTCCGCCAGCGAGGAGTGGATACAGATCGGGGAGGGGTTCAACGAACTCTCGGCGGGGCTGGCCGCACGGGAGGCCGCGGTCCACGAGCGCGAGGAGCGGCTCTCCGTTCTGAACCGCATCCTCAGGCACAACCTCCGCAACGACATGAACGTCATCCTCGGGTACGCCGACCTCATCGAGGAGCGCGCCGACGGGGAACTGGTCGCGTCCGCGGCCGCGACCATCCAGACGACGGGAGGGGACCTGGTCGACCTCGGGGAGAAAGCGCGGTGGATCGACGAGGGACTGGACGACACCGCGACCGAGCGCGGGGAACTCGACGTCGCTTCGCTCGTCGAGCGCGTCGTCGCCGACGTCGGGGCGTCGTACCCCGAGACGACGGTCACGACCGACCTCCCGCCAGGGTCGGCGGCGACGGCGTTCGCCGCGCCGGCGGTCGAGGAGGCGGTCCGGAACCTCGTCGAGAACGCCTGCGAACACAACGACACGGCCGCTCCCTGCGTCGAGGTGTCGGTCTCGGCGAGGACGGCGGGCGAGACGGACGGAGGGGACGCGCCGCTGGACACCGACGGTCCCGACAGCCGTGTGAGCGGCGAGGTTCGCATCGTGGTGCGGGACAACGGCCCCGGCATCTCCGACTACGAACTGGAGGCCGTGACCGAGGGCCACGAGACGGCGCTCGAACACGGGAGCGGGGTCGGACTGTGGCTCTCGCGGTGGCTCGTCGAACACTCCGGCGGGCGGCTCGACTTCGCCGACAACGAGCCGCGGGGGACGGTCGTCACCGTGTCGCTCCCGCGGGCGGCCGACGGTTCGTAG
- a CDS encoding PKD domain-containing protein, translating to MHRLTFDRSRRVTLVAVVIAVLLGSAPSAGLVGFVGVVQGAGCTTISESTTITSPGCYVIGGGVEEHEDGDYIRIEASDVVLDGGGHTLDGGGNNNAVHVDGSYSNVTVRNLVVENWDRGIFVKDVTDATVRDVVGRSNKHAVEFDATVSSTVDNVSASENTEYGVYVKGGTDTTVTDSTATNNGRSGLFVDAYEVTVTDVVADSNTEHGVYLKDVSGGTVQRATATGNTRHGIALDGSPDSVIVDSTADTNGEDGVHVHHSDRSTVRNVTATGNTRHGIALEDSTDSVVVDSTADANADAGIRVHHSDRTLVRNVAAADNAHGVHLSSATTTLNDSTLASNDEGVRLTKHVHTVENVTLTSNTYGVYLDEPDDNVVRGSRINASTTAGIYFPDDKPENNLLYDNYLNNSANVVFDGSVPQTDWSVSRRTKTNVIGGSLVGGNYWAAPDGNGPSQLYDDADGDGFLDTPYAVASGTTDELPLTDVTAAFAVTPASADFGTVAFGSTATRSFTVESRVGSDVTVDSFDLSGDASSFSVSTDPAPVTLSTGATTTVEVTLSPTTTGSLSATLTADASADAYDTDTALTAAVTDSTDPTASTLADTTVDEDTSVSFDGSGSTDNVGIVSYSWAFGDGATATGQTPTHTYETPGTYSADLTVTDLVGNTDTATRTVTVQDVTAPVADAGSNRTVHVNTAVSFDAGGSTDNVGVDSYSWDFGDSSGTNGETPTHTYGSTGTYQVQLDVTDAAGNTGTDDITVEVVDTTSPLALPGGDRTVDEDSSVAFDGSASTDDTAIVSYDWDFDTGDTATGVSPSYTFSDPGNYTVTLTVEDGGGNVASNETRVTVRDVTNPTADAGSDATVDEGSPLSFDGSGSTDNVGIDSYSWTFGDGNSSTGPQPSHTYATPGTYAATLTVTDGAGETAADTRVVTVRDVTAPAVDGLDDRTVSVDESVAFDASGSTDGVGVDSYSWGFGDGSTATGATPTHAYETPGTYTVTYTATDAAGNGNTTTATVYVSDTVAPTPDTGGDRTVSVGESVAFDASGSTDDVGVAAYRWSFADETDVTAATTTRTFETSGTYSATLTVRDAAGNRASETVLVTVEDEPNESSGGGGSGGGDGGGSGVGSGGVTAPSTAAPTSPDESDAASEPTVQTAETTVSADEPTSVDLSTDGDAATAPPVGVTDIGFTPAVSEEVSLQVTSAQNLDGSPAFDRDDNTELLSNVRVDHSIDNADVSDVEIGFRVSKDRLAGLGVPAEDVALYRHQEGTWAELPTTVVGETADAYAFRASSPGLSEFAVGAKQPNFALQTVRVAVEEIRVGDDIQVFVRITNDGGADGSFVANLVIDGEVVENRELTIAAGGRRQVRFARPIGAVGSYTVQVNDALAGEVIVTSGDGDATASSASSSASSTDTDLGTETQGGEPATSGPDAGTLGVVGVGVLVLLGLVGYYRRES from the coding sequence GTGCACCGACTGACGTTCGATAGGTCTCGAAGGGTCACCCTCGTCGCCGTCGTCATCGCCGTCCTCCTCGGATCGGCCCCCTCGGCTGGTCTCGTGGGATTCGTCGGCGTCGTCCAGGGGGCCGGTTGTACGACCATCTCGGAGTCGACGACTATCACCTCCCCGGGGTGTTACGTCATCGGCGGCGGCGTCGAGGAACACGAGGACGGGGACTACATCCGAATCGAGGCGAGCGACGTCGTCCTCGACGGCGGGGGCCACACGCTCGACGGTGGCGGGAACAACAACGCGGTCCACGTCGACGGCTCGTACTCGAACGTCACGGTCCGGAACCTCGTCGTCGAGAACTGGGACCGCGGGATTTTCGTCAAAGACGTGACGGACGCCACGGTCCGCGACGTCGTCGGGCGCTCGAACAAGCACGCCGTCGAGTTCGACGCGACAGTCTCCTCGACGGTCGACAACGTCTCGGCCTCCGAGAACACGGAGTACGGGGTCTACGTGAAGGGCGGAACGGACACGACGGTCACGGACAGCACGGCGACGAACAACGGGCGGTCCGGACTGTTCGTGGACGCGTACGAGGTGACGGTCACCGATGTCGTCGCCGACTCGAACACCGAGCACGGGGTCTACCTGAAAGACGTATCCGGAGGGACGGTCCAGCGCGCCACCGCGACCGGAAACACCCGCCACGGAATCGCCCTCGACGGGAGCCCCGACTCGGTCATCGTCGACTCGACGGCGGACACGAACGGCGAAGACGGCGTCCACGTCCACCACAGCGACCGCAGCACCGTACGAAACGTGACCGCGACCGGGAACACCCGCCACGGCATCGCTCTCGAAGACAGCACCGACTCGGTCGTCGTCGACTCGACGGCGGACGCGAACGCCGACGCCGGCATCAGAGTCCACCACAGCGACCGCACCCTCGTCCGGAACGTCGCCGCCGCCGACAACGCCCACGGCGTTCACCTCTCCTCGGCGACCACGACGCTGAACGACAGCACGCTCGCCTCGAACGACGAGGGCGTTCGACTGACGAAACACGTCCACACCGTCGAGAACGTCACCCTCACGTCGAACACCTACGGCGTCTACCTCGACGAACCCGACGACAACGTCGTCCGGGGGAGTCGGATCAACGCGAGCACCACCGCCGGCATCTACTTCCCCGACGACAAGCCCGAGAACAACCTCCTCTACGACAACTACCTCAACAACTCCGCGAACGTCGTGTTCGACGGGAGCGTCCCCCAAACCGACTGGAGCGTCTCGCGGCGGACCAAGACGAACGTCATCGGCGGGTCGCTCGTCGGCGGCAACTACTGGGCCGCCCCCGACGGGAACGGACCGAGCCAACTGTACGACGACGCCGACGGCGACGGCTTCCTCGACACGCCGTACGCCGTCGCGAGCGGCACCACCGACGAACTCCCGCTCACCGACGTGACCGCGGCGTTCGCCGTGACTCCCGCCTCCGCCGACTTCGGCACCGTCGCGTTCGGGTCGACGGCGACGCGGTCGTTCACGGTCGAGAGTCGCGTCGGGAGCGACGTGACGGTCGACTCGTTCGACCTCTCGGGCGACGCCTCCTCGTTCTCGGTTTCGACCGACCCCGCGCCCGTCACCCTGTCGACGGGCGCGACGACGACCGTCGAGGTGACGCTCTCGCCGACGACGACCGGCAGCCTGTCGGCGACGCTCACGGCGGACGCCTCGGCCGACGCGTACGACACCGACACCGCGCTCACGGCGGCGGTCACGGACAGCACGGACCCGACCGCGAGTACCCTGGCCGATACGACGGTCGACGAGGACACGTCCGTCTCGTTCGACGGGTCGGGGTCGACGGACAACGTCGGTATCGTCTCGTACTCGTGGGCGTTCGGCGACGGCGCGACGGCGACCGGCCAGACGCCGACCCACACCTACGAGACGCCCGGGACTTACAGCGCGGACCTCACCGTGACAGACCTCGTCGGGAACACCGACACGGCGACGCGCACCGTCACCGTTCAGGACGTGACGGCACCCGTCGCCGACGCCGGGTCGAACCGGACGGTCCACGTCAACACCGCGGTGTCGTTCGACGCGGGCGGGTCGACTGACAACGTCGGGGTCGACTCGTACTCGTGGGACTTCGGCGACAGCAGCGGGACCAACGGGGAAACCCCGACGCACACCTACGGCTCGACCGGCACCTACCAGGTCCAACTCGACGTGACCGACGCTGCCGGGAACACCGGCACCGACGACATCACCGTCGAGGTCGTCGACACGACGTCGCCGCTCGCGCTGCCCGGCGGGGACCGCACGGTCGACGAGGATTCGAGCGTGGCTTTCGACGGCTCGGCCTCGACCGACGACACCGCAATCGTCTCGTACGACTGGGACTTCGACACCGGCGACACTGCCACCGGTGTCAGCCCATCGTACACGTTCAGCGACCCCGGCAACTACACCGTCACGCTCACCGTCGAGGACGGGGGCGGGAACGTCGCGTCGAACGAGACGCGCGTCACCGTTCGGGACGTGACGAACCCGACCGCCGACGCGGGCTCCGACGCGACGGTCGACGAGGGCTCCCCGCTCTCCTTCGACGGGAGCGGGTCGACGGACAACGTCGGCATCGACTCGTACTCGTGGACCTTCGGCGACGGGAACAGTTCGACCGGCCCGCAACCGAGTCACACCTACGCCACACCCGGGACGTACGCCGCGACGCTCACCGTGACCGACGGCGCGGGCGAGACGGCGGCCGACACGCGCGTCGTCACGGTCCGCGACGTGACCGCCCCGGCCGTCGACGGTCTCGACGACCGGACCGTTTCGGTCGACGAGTCGGTCGCGTTCGACGCGAGCGGGTCGACGGACGGCGTCGGGGTCGACTCGTACTCGTGGGGCTTCGGCGACGGGTCGACCGCGACCGGCGCGACCCCCACACACGCCTACGAGACGCCGGGAACGTACACCGTGACGTACACGGCGACGGACGCGGCAGGCAACGGTAACACGACGACTGCGACGGTGTACGTCTCGGACACGGTCGCTCCCACCCCCGACACCGGCGGCGACCGGACCGTCTCGGTCGGCGAGTCGGTCGCGTTCGACGCGAGCGGGTCGACGGACGACGTCGGCGTCGCCGCGTATCGCTGGTCGTTCGCCGACGAAACCGACGTAACCGCCGCGACCACGACCCGGACGTTCGAGACGAGCGGGACCTACTCGGCGACGCTCACGGTCCGCGACGCGGCCGGGAACCGCGCGTCCGAGACGGTCCTCGTCACCGTCGAAGACGAGCCGAACGAAAGCTCGGGTGGCGGCGGGAGCGGGGGTGGTGACGGCGGTGGCAGTGGGGTCGGGAGCGGTGGTGTGACCGCCCCGTCGACCGCAGCGCCGACGAGTCCCGACGAGTCCGACGCGGCGTCCGAGCCGACGGTTCAGACGGCGGAGACGACCGTCAGCGCCGACGAACCGACGTCCGTCGACCTCTCCACGGACGGTGACGCCGCGACTGCCCCGCCGGTCGGCGTCACGGACATCGGGTTCACGCCCGCGGTGAGCGAGGAGGTCTCGCTCCAGGTCACCTCGGCGCAGAACCTCGACGGCTCACCCGCGTTCGACCGCGACGACAACACCGAACTCCTCTCGAACGTCCGGGTCGACCACTCCATCGACAACGCCGACGTCTCGGACGTCGAAATCGGCTTCCGCGTCTCGAAGGACCGACTCGCGGGCCTCGGCGTCCCCGCCGAGGACGTCGCGCTCTACCGACACCAGGAGGGAACCTGGGCAGAGCTTCCGACGACAGTCGTCGGCGAGACCGCCGACGCGTACGCCTTCCGCGCGTCCTCTCCGGGGCTCTCCGAGTTCGCGGTCGGTGCGAAACAGCCCAACTTCGCCCTCCAGACCGTCCGGGTCGCCGTCGAGGAGATCCGGGTCGGCGACGACATCCAGGTGTTCGTCCGCATCACCAACGACGGCGGGGCCGACGGCTCGTTCGTCGCGAACCTCGTCATCGACGGCGAGGTGGTCGAGAACCGTGAACTGACCATCGCCGCCGGCGGCCGCCGACAGGTCCGGTTCGCCCGACCCATCGGCGCGGTCGGTTCGTACACCGTCCAGGTGAACGACGCGCTCGCCGGCGAGGTCATCGTCACGAGCGGCGACGGCGACGCCACCGCCTCGTCCGCGTCCTCGTCAGCGTCGAGCACCGACACGGACTTGGGAACCGAAACCCAGGGAGGCGAACCCGCGACGTCGGGTCCCGACGCCGGAACGCTCGGCGTGGTCGGCGTCGGCGTGCTCGTCCTCCTCGGACTGGTCGGCTACTACCGACGGGAGTCCTGA